A DNA window from Flavisolibacter ginsenosidimutans contains the following coding sequences:
- the porT gene encoding type IX secretion/gliding motility protein PorT/SprT, translated as MLYLQCKKTSGPKCVLTFLFLCVSVLGFAQRQLNMEEHDLKPYYFGISLGLNRASFHSELHPAYLQQDSILTAEPSWSAGFNLGLSATARLNNRFELRFNPQLIFTERNIEYTLRYPDVFDNLYTVQKKVESVITSFPFQLRFMSDRIGNMRVYMMGGGKIDVDLASNAQARKADDMIKIGRYDYGIEAGVGFKLYYPSFIMAPEIKISNGLNNLHIRNDNLNYSRVLGDMRSRMIVFTIHLEG; from the coding sequence ATGTTGTATCTACAGTGCAAGAAAACCAGTGGCCCCAAATGCGTACTGACCTTTCTTTTTTTGTGCGTTTCGGTTCTTGGTTTTGCACAGCGGCAGTTAAACATGGAGGAGCATGACCTGAAGCCTTATTACTTCGGCATCTCGCTTGGACTTAACCGCGCTTCTTTTCACAGCGAACTTCACCCGGCTTATTTGCAGCAAGACAGCATTCTTACGGCTGAACCTTCCTGGTCGGCGGGTTTTAATTTGGGTTTGTCAGCTACAGCACGCTTGAACAATCGCTTTGAGCTTCGCTTTAACCCGCAATTAATTTTTACCGAACGGAATATTGAATACACCCTGCGTTACCCCGATGTCTTCGACAATTTGTACACCGTACAAAAGAAGGTTGAATCGGTGATCACATCCTTTCCGTTTCAGCTTCGTTTTATGTCAGACCGCATTGGAAACATGCGGGTGTACATGATGGGCGGCGGCAAAATTGACGTGGACCTTGCTTCTAACGCACAGGCCCGCAAAGCCGACGACATGATCAAAATCGGCCGCTACGATTACGGCATTGAAGCGGGTGTTGGTTTCAAACTTTATTACCCCAGTTTCATCATGGCGCCCGAAATAAAAATCAGCAACGGCTTAAATAATCTTCACATTCGCAACGATAATTTAAATTATTCGAGAGTTTTGGGCGACATGCGCAGCCGCATGATTGTGTTTACGATTCATTTGGAAGGATAG
- the ubiE gene encoding bifunctional demethylmenaquinone methyltransferase/2-methoxy-6-polyprenyl-1,4-benzoquinol methylase UbiE: protein MSKLPHDDIKPFTGEGSKKEQVSEMFDRIAPRYDFMNRFLSVGIDRIWRRKAIRFFKKDKPIHLLDVATGTADMAIMAAKILSPAKITGIDISEGMLKIGRKKIEKENLGTKIVLSGGDGETINFPPDTFDGVMVAFGVRNFEHLEKGLQEILRVMKPGAQLVVVEFSKPRIPGVKGLYNFYMGVVAPQLAKWFNQNKKAYQYLNESAKAFPDRRHFVSILNKTGYSNTYYQSLSLGICCIYSARKPVAPNAY from the coding sequence ATGAGCAAATTGCCGCACGACGACATAAAACCTTTTACCGGCGAAGGTTCCAAGAAGGAACAGGTCAGCGAAATGTTCGACCGCATTGCGCCGCGCTACGATTTCATGAACCGCTTTTTAAGTGTGGGCATTGACCGGATCTGGCGCAGAAAAGCCATTCGCTTTTTTAAAAAAGACAAACCCATACATCTGTTGGACGTGGCCACCGGTACTGCCGACATGGCCATCATGGCCGCAAAAATTTTGTCGCCGGCAAAAATCACCGGCATTGACATATCGGAAGGCATGTTGAAAATAGGCCGCAAAAAAATTGAAAAAGAAAATCTTGGAACAAAGATTGTCCTTAGTGGCGGCGACGGCGAAACAATAAACTTTCCTCCCGATACGTTTGATGGCGTAATGGTCGCGTTCGGGGTGCGCAATTTTGAACACCTCGAAAAAGGCTTGCAGGAGATATTGCGGGTGATGAAGCCCGGAGCGCAGTTGGTGGTTGTGGAGTTTAGTAAGCCGCGCATTCCGGGTGTAAAGGGTTTGTACAATTTTTACATGGGCGTAGTGGCACCGCAGTTAGCCAAATGGTTCAATCAAAATAAGAAAGCATATCAGTATTTGAATGAATCGGCCAAAGCTTTCCCCGACCGCCGGCACTTTGTTTCGATTTTAAACAAAACGGGTTATTCCAATACCTATTATCAATCGCTTAGCTTAGGAATATGTTGTATCTACAGTGCAAGAAAACCAGTGGCCCCAAATGCGTACTGA
- a CDS encoding capsule assembly Wzi family protein encodes MQYKQRRSKPVEGLFKISWLLFLFVPVAGFAQTTYLPQGAKENVLLERMEIKAQTDSVLNFSKTKPYSRQEFIPALQRVASSMPLSKVDAFNLYTAQASNIEYADNRDSLKSKRLFWKSFYKTPANFFEVNQKDFHLIVNPVFQYYLGKESASSEKIFLNTRGVTLRGTIANKIGFAAYITDNQERDPTYVQNWVTERHAVPGEGFYKDFKGTGYDYFDARGYISFKAAKYIDIVFGYDKNFIGNGYRSLFLSDFSNSALFLKLNTRIWKFNYQNIFMELVNANRKRADIYLDKKYAAVHHLDMAVAKWLNVGLFEAIVFGRPNHFEFGYLNPVIFYRSIEQQSGSLDNSLAGLDAKANLAKHVQLYGQLLLDELRVHELKNNWWGNKFGYQLGGKYIDAFGVSNLDLQGEWNRVRPFTYSHTDSIANWTHNNQPLAHPYGASFNEFIGLARYQPIPRLMLEAKAIYYKQGKDTSAANYGSNIFQPATLRPVSEYGYSIGSPVSTNVKYASLLVSYELKPNFFVELNAVRRTQDAYYTTPAQSTTVFYFGVRWNMHRRNFEF; translated from the coding sequence ATGCAATATAAACAAAGACGCTCCAAACCTGTGGAAGGGCTTTTTAAAATTTCCTGGCTTCTTTTCCTTTTTGTTCCCGTAGCCGGTTTTGCGCAAACAACCTATCTGCCGCAAGGCGCTAAAGAGAATGTTTTGCTGGAGCGAATGGAGATAAAAGCGCAGACCGATTCGGTGCTGAATTTTTCCAAAACAAAACCTTACAGCCGGCAAGAATTTATTCCGGCTTTGCAAAGAGTTGCGTCGTCTATGCCGCTCTCGAAAGTGGATGCCTTTAATCTTTATACCGCGCAGGCAAGCAACATTGAATACGCGGATAACCGCGATTCGCTGAAGAGCAAAAGGCTCTTCTGGAAGAGTTTCTACAAAACGCCGGCAAATTTTTTTGAAGTGAATCAAAAAGATTTTCACCTCATCGTCAACCCGGTTTTTCAATATTATTTGGGCAAGGAATCAGCCAGCAGTGAAAAGATTTTTTTGAACACAAGAGGCGTTACGCTGCGCGGCACCATTGCCAACAAAATTGGCTTTGCCGCTTACATTACCGATAACCAGGAACGTGATCCGACTTACGTGCAAAACTGGGTAACCGAGCGCCACGCTGTACCCGGCGAAGGTTTTTACAAAGATTTTAAAGGAACGGGTTACGATTATTTTGATGCACGGGGCTATATTTCTTTCAAAGCCGCCAAATACATTGACATTGTTTTTGGCTATGATAAAAATTTCATCGGCAACGGTTACCGCAGTTTGTTCCTCAGTGATTTTTCAAACAGCGCTTTGTTCTTAAAACTCAACACACGCATCTGGAAATTCAATTACCAGAACATTTTCATGGAGCTGGTAAACGCCAACCGCAAACGGGCTGATATTTATTTGGATAAAAAATACGCGGCGGTTCATCACCTCGACATGGCCGTTGCCAAATGGTTGAACGTGGGCTTGTTTGAAGCCATCGTTTTTGGCCGGCCCAATCATTTTGAATTTGGTTACCTGAACCCGGTTATTTTTTACCGTTCCATTGAACAGCAAAGCGGCAGTTTGGATAATTCGCTTGCAGGCCTCGATGCAAAAGCCAATCTTGCAAAGCACGTGCAGTTGTACGGTCAACTGTTGCTGGACGAACTGCGTGTGCACGAACTGAAGAACAATTGGTGGGGAAACAAATTCGGCTATCAATTGGGGGGCAAATACATTGACGCCTTCGGTGTTTCTAATCTTGATTTGCAGGGCGAATGGAATCGTGTGCGACCCTTTACCTATTCGCACACCGATTCAATTGCCAACTGGACGCACAACAACCAACCGCTTGCCCACCCATACGGCGCCAGCTTTAACGAATTCATCGGGCTGGCCCGCTACCAGCCCATACCGCGACTAATGTTGGAAGCCAAAGCCATTTATTACAAACAGGGCAAAGACACCAGCGCAGCCAATTACGGTTCCAATATTTTTCAGCCGGCTACGTTGCGACCGGTTTCGGAATACGGTTACAGCATCGGCTCGCCGGTTTCAACCAACGTGAAATATGCGTCGCTGCTTGTATCGTACGAATTGAAGCCCAATTTTTTTGTTGAGCTCAACGCCGTCCGGCGCACGCAGGACGCTTATTACACAACTCCCGCACAAAGCACAACGGTCTTTTATTTTGGCGTTCGCTGGAATATGCACCGGCGGAACTTTGAATTCTGA
- a CDS encoding dihydroorotase, with protein sequence MQNYLIKNIQVVNENKIEAADVWIADERIKKIAPRITLNTHCTEINGEGKYLLPGAIDDQVHFRDPGLTQKATIYTEARAAVAGGVTSFMEMPNTVPPALRQDLLEEKYGIASQSSVANYSFFMGTSNNNADEVLRTNEKKKDICGVKIFMGASTGNLLVDNYLTIDKIFRESEVLIATHCEEESIIKDNYHRLKAEKGDLSPSDHPLVRNEEACFESSFKAVQLAKKHNTRLHILHISTEKELQLFTNLFPLKEKRITAEVCVHHLHFTSNDYATFGYKIKCNPAIKAPYNKEALWAALLDDRLDVIATDHAPHLLSEKEPPYEHAHAGLPLVQHPLLLMLYYHKQGKISLQKIVQKMSHAVADCFQIAERGYIREGYFADLVMVDLNESTTVSKEELFYKCGWSPLEGFTFPASITHTFVNGNLVYENGAVNDSYKGARLVFDR encoded by the coding sequence ATGCAAAACTACCTCATTAAAAACATTCAAGTCGTCAACGAAAATAAGATAGAAGCCGCCGATGTGTGGATTGCCGATGAACGCATCAAAAAAATTGCACCACGCATCACACTTAATACGCATTGCACCGAAATAAACGGAGAAGGAAAATATTTGCTGCCCGGCGCGATTGATGACCAGGTACATTTTCGCGATCCGGGACTGACGCAAAAAGCCACAATTTATACCGAAGCAAGAGCAGCCGTTGCCGGTGGAGTCACATCGTTTATGGAAATGCCCAATACCGTGCCTCCGGCGCTCAGGCAGGATTTGCTTGAAGAAAAATACGGTATCGCGTCGCAAAGTTCCGTTGCCAATTATTCTTTTTTCATGGGTACGTCCAACAACAACGCCGATGAGGTTTTGCGAACAAACGAAAAGAAGAAAGACATCTGCGGCGTTAAAATTTTCATGGGCGCTTCCACGGGAAATTTGTTGGTTGACAATTACCTCACCATTGATAAAATCTTTCGCGAAAGCGAAGTGCTGATTGCCACGCATTGCGAAGAAGAAAGCATCATTAAGGACAATTATCACCGTTTAAAAGCAGAAAAAGGCGACCTCTCTCCTTCCGACCATCCGCTCGTTCGCAACGAAGAAGCCTGCTTTGAATCTTCGTTCAAAGCCGTGCAGTTGGCGAAGAAACACAATACGCGGCTGCACATCCTTCACATCAGTACCGAAAAAGAATTACAGCTTTTTACCAACCTTTTTCCACTGAAAGAAAAACGCATTACGGCGGAAGTTTGCGTTCATCACCTTCATTTTACCAGCAACGATTACGCAACGTTTGGTTACAAAATAAAATGCAATCCGGCCATTAAAGCACCGTACAATAAAGAAGCCTTATGGGCTGCTTTGCTTGATGACCGGCTTGATGTTATTGCCACCGACCATGCACCCCATTTACTCAGCGAAAAAGAGCCACCCTATGAACACGCACACGCCGGTTTGCCGCTGGTTCAGCATCCTTTGTTGTTGATGCTGTATTACCACAAACAGGGAAAAATATCGCTGCAAAAAATTGTGCAGAAGATGAGCCACGCCGTTGCAGACTGTTTTCAAATTGCCGAACGCGGCTATATCCGCGAAGGGTATTTTGCCGATTTGGTGATGGTGGATTTGAACGAATCAACCACCGTTTCGAAGGAAGAACTTTTTTACAAATGCGGCTGGAGCCCGCTCGAAGGCTTCACATTTCCGGCAAGTATTACACACACTTTCGTCAACGGAAACTTGGTTTATGAAAACGGAGCGGTAAATGACTCTTATAAAGGTGCCCGGCTGGTATTCGATCGATAA
- a CDS encoding MutS-related protein — protein sequence MVIDRISFNDISIFHSDEEASIFHKLNFTKTVGGKEWLRRFFTEPHSDLKRILGTQTIIKILLEHLDDWPTEITNGTVIMMDKFLDYNLDPIPQNPNTFNSFSYKILHSADYSMVKYSVKHFGDFLRGMQKLVHLFDGSELSSNLQFYVDRIKKILEEKPLKDLALSHAKDELTVQQNLYYGYYYRVQFKTDLNELMEIFSRLEAWYSMAKAVKAYDLHFPDFIEQEEPYFKTEGLYHVLLQQPTPYDLALQPNENFLFLTGANMAGKSTLIKAVGSAVFLAHIGMGVPAKNMKLSLFDGLLSNINVTDNIAKGESYFFNEVQRIKNTVYKINDGKKWLVLIDELFKGTNVQDAMKCSLTVIKGLMKIKNSLFILSTHLYEIGDELKQYPNISFKYFETTVNDDQLAFSYQLKEGISNDRIGYVILRREKVVEMLEKL from the coding sequence GTGGTCATAGATAGAATTAGTTTTAACGACATTTCCATTTTTCACAGCGATGAAGAAGCGTCCATTTTTCACAAGCTGAACTTTACCAAAACCGTTGGCGGCAAGGAATGGCTGCGCCGATTTTTTACCGAGCCGCACAGCGATCTCAAACGCATTCTGGGCACGCAAACCATCATTAAAATTTTGCTGGAACATTTGGACGACTGGCCCACGGAAATCACCAACGGCACGGTGATCATGATGGACAAATTTTTGGATTACAACCTCGACCCCATTCCGCAAAATCCCAATACTTTCAACAGCTTTAGCTATAAAATTTTGCACAGCGCCGATTATTCGATGGTGAAATATTCGGTAAAGCATTTCGGCGATTTTTTGCGCGGCATGCAAAAGCTGGTTCATCTTTTCGACGGCTCCGAACTTTCTTCAAACCTTCAGTTTTACGTTGACCGCATCAAAAAGATTCTGGAAGAAAAGCCGTTGAAAGATTTGGCTTTGTCCCACGCAAAAGATGAGCTAACCGTTCAGCAAAACCTTTACTACGGCTATTATTACCGCGTACAATTCAAAACGGACTTGAATGAATTGATGGAAATTTTTAGCCGCCTGGAAGCCTGGTATTCGATGGCCAAAGCGGTAAAGGCTTACGACCTTCACTTTCCCGATTTTATTGAACAGGAAGAGCCTTATTTTAAAACCGAAGGGTTATATCACGTGCTGCTGCAACAACCCACTCCGTATGACCTTGCGTTGCAGCCCAATGAAAATTTTCTCTTTCTCACCGGCGCAAACATGGCCGGGAAAAGTACCTTGATTAAAGCCGTGGGCTCAGCGGTTTTTTTGGCGCACATCGGCATGGGCGTACCGGCAAAGAACATGAAACTTTCGCTGTTCGATGGCTTGCTTTCCAACATCAACGTTACCGACAACATTGCCAAAGGCGAGAGCTATTTTTTTAACGAAGTGCAGCGCATCAAGAACACCGTTTACAAAATCAATGACGGCAAAAAATGGCTGGTGCTGATTGACGAATTGTTCAAAGGCACCAACGTGCAGGACGCCATGAAATGTTCGCTCACGGTAATTAAAGGATTGATGAAAATTAAAAACTCGTTGTTCATTCTCTCCACGCATTTATACGAGATCGGCGATGAATTGAAGCAATACCCGAACATCTCGTTTAAATATTTTGAAACCACCGTGAACGATGACCAGTTGGCATTTAGTTATCAACTAAAAGAAGGCATCAGTAATGACCGAATTGGTTATGTGATTTTGCGAAGGGAAAAGGTGGTGGAGATGCTGGAGAAACTATGA
- a CDS encoding M1 family metallopeptidase, protein MLFLFILLTSLAKAQDIDVLYYSFGITLSDDKDAIVGMTAINFVHRTNEKTIKFDLTAQNKEGKGMKVLVASLATGSILKTAQDEQHLFITLPYAKKGDTQTIAISYFGIPDDGLIISKNKYGDRTFFADNWPNRAHHWLPCIDLPEDKASFSFNVIAPPHYQVVSNGRKTGEHLLAKNMKATDWEEDIPSPTKVMVIGVARFATKVYDDSPKDIPVSAWVYPQDSTKGFYDYAVATDILQFFSDYIGPYPYNKLANVQSKTIFGGMENASCIFYAESTVTGDRSSEDILAHEIAHQWFGDMATEKSFAHLWLSEGFATYFTDIYFEHKYGRDAFLKRIKKERSEVLAFAKASAHPVVDTTSDLMSLLNANSYQKGAWVLHMLRNEVGDSTFHEIIRAYYNAYKGGNAETRDFEAVAEKVSGKDMKWFFDQWLYTQGVPQLDFSVRKTKDKSYLVVTQKQPIQFHLSLNLTFSAATLETKTIHLQNKVTEILLPDNTSRILLDADAHLLYEGKSAVQLN, encoded by the coding sequence ATGCTTTTTTTATTTATCCTCCTAACATCGCTTGCAAAGGCGCAAGACATAGATGTATTGTACTACAGTTTTGGAATAACTCTAAGTGACGACAAAGACGCAATTGTAGGAATGACTGCAATAAACTTTGTTCATCGAACGAATGAAAAGACAATCAAATTTGATCTTACGGCTCAAAACAAAGAAGGCAAGGGCATGAAAGTTCTTGTTGCGTCTTTAGCGACGGGATCAATTTTAAAAACAGCACAAGATGAACAACATTTATTTATCACGTTGCCATATGCAAAAAAAGGTGATACCCAAACAATCGCGATTTCCTATTTCGGTATTCCCGACGACGGTTTGATTATTTCTAAAAATAAATATGGCGACCGAACATTTTTCGCAGACAATTGGCCAAACCGTGCGCACCATTGGCTACCGTGTATTGACCTACCTGAAGACAAGGCATCCTTTTCTTTCAATGTTATAGCTCCACCACATTATCAAGTTGTATCAAACGGAAGAAAAACGGGAGAACATCTATTGGCGAAAAATATGAAGGCTACGGACTGGGAAGAAGACATTCCTTCACCCACAAAAGTCATGGTCATCGGTGTCGCCAGGTTTGCCACGAAGGTTTATGATGACAGTCCCAAAGATATTCCAGTTTCCGCATGGGTTTATCCGCAGGACAGCACAAAAGGTTTTTACGATTACGCGGTGGCAACGGACATACTGCAATTCTTTTCGGATTACATTGGTCCTTATCCGTATAACAAACTGGCGAACGTACAGAGCAAAACCATCTTCGGCGGCATGGAAAACGCAAGCTGCATTTTTTACGCCGAGAGCACCGTTACCGGCGACAGAAGTTCCGAAGACATTCTTGCCCACGAAATAGCGCACCAATGGTTTGGCGACATGGCCACAGAAAAATCTTTTGCGCATTTGTGGTTAAGCGAAGGCTTCGCCACCTACTTCACCGATATTTATTTTGAGCACAAATACGGCCGAGACGCTTTTCTTAAACGGATAAAAAAAGAACGCAGCGAAGTCCTTGCTTTCGCAAAAGCATCCGCGCATCCGGTGGTTGATACAACGTCTGATTTGATGTCCCTGCTCAACGCCAACAGCTATCAAAAAGGCGCTTGGGTTTTGCACATGCTGCGCAATGAAGTTGGCGATTCAACGTTTCACGAAATCATTCGGGCTTATTACAATGCTTACAAAGGCGGCAACGCAGAAACAAGGGATTTTGAAGCGGTAGCGGAAAAGGTTTCTGGAAAAGACATGAAATGGTTTTTCGATCAGTGGTTGTACACGCAAGGCGTACCGCAACTGGACTTTAGTGTTCGTAAGACTAAGGACAAATCTTATCTGGTGGTTACGCAAAAGCAACCAATCCAATTCCACTTGTCTTTAAATCTCACATTTTCGGCCGCAACTTTAGAAACAAAAACCATCCACCTGCAAAATAAAGTGACCGAGATTTTACTGCCTGACAACACGAGCCGCATCCTACTTGATGCCGATGCTCATCTTTTGTATGAAGGCAAATCGGCCGTGCAGTTAAACTGA
- a CDS encoding DUF5723 family protein, whose protein sequence is MRILFLLLSFCLTIAAGAQDFSGYRTGNYTGVNGVFYNPANIADSRYRWDFNLFSVSTAIGNNKALFKLKDIGNTLDGDSIKNKIFAEGSGPSSGLASVVLQGPSVMFNLNKKSAMAVTTRARVMANIVDIDSKLARQIIDDNAGNIGFPYTVSSATNMAVNANAWTEFGLSYAREILDKGKHYFKGGVSLKYLAGAANASVNIGSLNGTINYDAVKNESYLTNASGRMGLNFGGINISDFEANDLLSFKSTGFGADIGFVYEFRPDTASLRNEWGEMRRDLNKYKLRVGVALLDVGGISYTRDLSRSGAYNVHIGSTQRFYLSSLADASLDHFKDTLNKYPQYFTEDKTATASSYRISLPTTLQLDVDYRVNNGFYVNGAAQFGLTNTSKNIGNGQYYSSFTLTPRFETGGFGVYLPLGSNALTGFTGGLAIRFGNIILGSGSILSALGGSKQADFFIGAHFGSKQKNKAPKKNVSNDSNSSSVNQ, encoded by the coding sequence ATGAGAATTCTTTTCCTATTACTCTCCTTCTGCTTGACAATCGCTGCCGGCGCTCAGGATTTTTCCGGCTACCGCACCGGAAATTATACCGGCGTAAACGGCGTGTTTTACAACCCTGCCAACATCGCCGACAGCCGCTACCGCTGGGATTTTAACCTGTTTAGTGTAAGTACTGCCATTGGCAACAACAAAGCCTTGTTTAAGCTAAAGGACATTGGCAACACGCTTGACGGCGACAGCATTAAAAACAAAATTTTTGCCGAAGGTTCAGGTCCTTCCAGTGGTTTGGCATCAGTGGTTTTGCAAGGCCCTTCCGTCATGTTCAACCTCAATAAAAAATCGGCGATGGCGGTAACTACAAGGGCAAGAGTGATGGCGAACATCGTGGACATTGACAGCAAACTTGCCCGACAGATTATAGACGACAACGCAGGCAATATTGGTTTTCCATACACGGTTTCATCGGCCACAAACATGGCGGTAAATGCAAACGCCTGGACGGAATTTGGCCTAAGCTATGCAAGAGAAATTCTGGACAAGGGAAAGCATTATTTCAAAGGCGGCGTCTCGCTTAAATATCTTGCGGGAGCGGCCAACGCTTCTGTCAACATCGGCAGCCTTAACGGCACCATCAACTACGACGCGGTAAAGAACGAAAGCTATCTCACAAACGCCTCGGGCCGCATGGGTTTAAATTTCGGTGGCATAAACATTTCGGATTTTGAAGCGAATGATTTGCTTTCGTTCAAGAGCACAGGCTTTGGCGCCGACATTGGCTTCGTGTACGAGTTCCGCCCCGACACGGCAAGCCTTCGGAACGAATGGGGCGAGATGCGTCGCGACCTGAACAAATACAAGCTCCGGGTTGGCGTAGCCTTGTTGGACGTTGGTGGCATTAGTTACACAAGAGATTTGAGCCGCAGCGGAGCTTACAACGTTCACATCGGCAGCACCCAACGTTTTTATCTGTCGTCGCTGGCAGATGCCAGCCTTGACCACTTTAAAGACACGCTGAACAAGTACCCGCAATATTTTACCGAAGACAAAACGGCAACCGCTTCTAGCTACCGCATTTCGCTGCCAACGACTTTGCAGTTGGACGTTGACTACCGCGTGAACAACGGTTTTTATGTTAACGGTGCTGCGCAATTTGGCTTGACCAATACCAGCAAAAACATTGGCAACGGCCAGTATTATTCTTCTTTTACACTGACGCCTCGTTTTGAAACCGGCGGCTTTGGCGTGTACCTGCCGCTCGGCAGCAATGCGCTTACCGGTTTTACCGGCGGCCTGGCAATAAGATTCGGAAATATTATCCTTGGTTCGGGGAGCATTTTATCAGCGCTTGGCGGTTCAAAACAAGCTGACTTTTTTATCGGTGCACACTTTGGCTCAAAGCAAAAGAACAAGGCGCCAAAGAAGAACGTGAGCAATGATTCGAATTCATCGTCTGTTAATCAGTAA
- a CDS encoding pyruvate dehydrogenase complex dihydrolipoamide acetyltransferase, which yields MAEVILMPRLSDTMTEGVIAAWHKKIGDSVKKGDLLAEIETDKATMELESYKDGTLLHIGGDKGSKIQVDDLLAIVGAPGEDVSGLIGGGKPAAQPQPQSGQSQQAASPQPQAQAQTQTQPSSPSVDISKMEEVVLMPRLSDTMTEGVIAGWHKKVGDDVKKGDVLADIETDKATMELESYKNGKLLYQGAQQGEKIAVNDLLCIIGEEGKVDVKAIVAAAKGGAQSTVNTQQPTEAATPTSNQPAAQTANEQQTTVNGTTDGRIKASPLAKKMAAEKGIDISKVQGSGDNGRIVKADVDNFKPSAISNQQSATVQPITQSTSQPVSGQEGYADTNVSQMRKVIAKRLGESKFSAPHFYLTMEIVMDNAMTARTQMNEVSSVKISFNDMVVKACAMALRKHPAVNSSWMGDFIRTYQHINIGVAVAVEDGLIVPVIRFADQKTLSQIAAETKELAGKARNKKLQPNEFTGNTFTISNLGMMDIDEFTAIINPPDSAIMAVGRIKEEVYKKGDGFAVRNVMKVTLSCDHRSVDGAVGAGFLQTFKKFLENPVTMLV from the coding sequence ATGGCCGAAGTGATACTGATGCCCCGCCTCAGCGATACGATGACCGAAGGCGTGATTGCCGCCTGGCACAAAAAGATTGGAGACTCCGTAAAAAAAGGCGACCTGCTTGCCGAAATAGAAACCGATAAAGCCACAATGGAACTGGAAAGCTACAAGGACGGCACATTGCTGCACATCGGCGGCGACAAGGGTTCTAAAATTCAAGTGGACGATTTGTTGGCCATTGTAGGCGCACCCGGCGAGGACGTTTCTGGTTTAATTGGCGGCGGCAAACCCGCTGCGCAACCGCAACCGCAAAGCGGTCAATCGCAACAAGCCGCAAGCCCTCAGCCACAAGCTCAAGCTCAAACCCAAACTCAACCTTCTTCACCCTCCGTTGATATTTCGAAAATGGAGGAAGTTGTGCTGATGCCAAGATTGAGCGATACAATGACCGAAGGCGTGATTGCGGGATGGCACAAAAAAGTAGGCGACGATGTGAAAAAGGGTGATGTGTTGGCCGACATTGAAACCGATAAAGCCACAATGGAACTGGAAAGCTACAAGAACGGAAAGCTTTTGTACCAGGGTGCGCAGCAAGGCGAGAAGATTGCCGTGAACGATTTGCTCTGCATCATTGGCGAAGAAGGCAAAGTAGATGTGAAGGCGATTGTAGCAGCGGCAAAAGGCGGTGCACAGTCAACGGTCAACACTCAACAGCCTACAGAAGCGGCAACTCCAACGAGCAACCAACCCGCCGCACAAACGGCCAACGAACAACAAACAACCGTCAACGGCACTACAGATGGCCGCATCAAGGCTTCGCCATTGGCCAAAAAAATGGCAGCCGAAAAAGGCATTGATATTTCCAAGGTGCAAGGCAGCGGCGACAACGGTCGCATTGTAAAAGCCGACGTTGACAACTTCAAGCCTTCAGCGATCAGCAATCAGCAATCGGCAACTGTTCAACCAATCACCCAATCAACCAGTCAACCGGTCTCCGGTCAGGAAGGTTATGCCGATACCAATGTTTCGCAAATGCGCAAAGTGATTGCGAAACGTTTGGGCGAAAGCAAATTCAGTGCGCCGCATTTCTATCTCACGATGGAGATTGTGATGGACAACGCGATGACGGCACGTACGCAAATGAACGAAGTGAGCAGCGTGAAGATTTCTTTCAACGATATGGTGGTGAAAGCTTGCGCTATGGCCCTGCGCAAGCATCCTGCCGTTAACAGTTCGTGGATGGGTGATTTCATTCGCACTTACCAACATATAAATATCGGCGTGGCCGTAGCCGTGGAAGACGGTTTGATTGTGCCGGTGATTCGCTTTGCCGATCAAAAAACATTAAGCCAGATTGCCGCGGAAACAAAAGAGCTTGCGGGCAAAGCCAGAAATAAAAAACTTCAGCCGAACGAATTCACCGGTAACACCTTCACCATTTCCAATTTGGGCATGATGGACATTGACGAGTTTACGGCCATCATCAACCCGCCCGATAGTGCGATTATGGCCGTGGGAAGAATCAAAGAAGAAGTGTACAAAAAGGGAGATGGATTTGCGGTACGTAACGTGATGAAGGTAACCCTAAGTTGTGACCACCGCAGTGTTGACGGTGCCGTGGGAGCAGGCTTTCTGCAAACGTTTAAAAAGTTTCTGGAGAACCCGGTGACGATGCTCGTTTAA